In Nematostella vectensis chromosome 2, jaNemVect1.1, whole genome shotgun sequence, one genomic interval encodes:
- the LOC5521105 gene encoding neurogenic locus notch homolog protein 1 isoform X11 has product MATPFLSLAVALLALGYTVVAHRECQHYKVLNTADRASTRSQGNVLKCDQKEILTKAWYRFEGAAGSAMPTSPVPINRCGTHAPGWMEGSHPTVAEGIVTRKVCYHWSGKPCHWNNAIRVRSCGGFYVYELNRPPVCHLRYCGNGVSAPSKPLECRSYKKLDTADRAAGRPRGNVLKCDQKEILTKAWYRFEGAAGSAMPTSLVPINRCGTHAPGWMEGSHPTVAEGIVTRKVCYHWSGKTCHWNNAIRVRNCGGFYVYELNRPPVCHLRYCGNAEFDVNECSKNPCKNGGVCKNEHGGYSCACKAGFTGKNCEQDVNECSVNPCKNGGVCKNEHGGYSCACKAGFTGKNCEQAPSKPLECRSYKKLDTADRAAGRPRGNVLKCDQKEILTKAWYRFEGAAGSAMPTSLVPINRCGTHAPGWMEGSHPTVAEGIVVRKVCYHWSGKTCHWNNAIRVRNCGGFYVYELNRPPVCHLRYCGNAEFDVNECSKNPCKNGGVCKNEHGGYSCACKVGFTGKNCEQDVNECSVNPCKNGGVCKNEHGGYSCACKAGFTGKNCEQDVNECSVNPCKNGGVCKNEHGGYSCACKAGFTGKNCEQAPSKPRECRSYKKLDTADRAAGRPRGNVLKCDQKEILTKAWYRFEGAAGSAMPTSLVPINRCGTHAPGWMEGSHPTVAEGIVVRKVCYHWSGKTCHWNNAIRVRNCGGFYVYELNRPPVCHLRYCGNAEFDVNECSINPCKNGGVCKNEHGGYSCACKAGFTGKNCEQDVNECSVNPCKNGGVCKNEHGGYSCACKAGFTGKNCEQAPSKPRECRSYKKLDTADRAAGRPRGNVLKCDQKEILTKAWYRFEGAAGSAMPTSLVPINRCGTHAPGWMEGSHPTVAEGIVVRKVCYHWSGKTCHWNNAIRVRNCGGFYVYELNRPPVCHLRYCGNAEFDVNECSINPCKNGGVCKNEHGGYSCACKAGFTGKNCEQDVNECSVNPCKNGGVCKNEHGGYSCACKAGFTGKNCEQAPSKPLECRSYKKLDTADRAAGRPRGNVLKCDQKEILTKAWYRFEGAAGSAMPTSLVPINRCGTHAPGWMEGSHPTVAEGIVTRKVCYHWSGKTCHWNNAIRVRNCGGFYVYELNRPPVCHLRYCGNAEFETCSSKPCKNGGTCREVNGAYSCTCKSGFTGKNCEQDVNECSKNPCKNGGVCKNEHGGYSCACKVGFTGKICEQDVNECSENPCKNGGVCKNEHGGYSCACKAGFTGKNCEQDVNECSENPCKNGGVCKNEHGGYSCACKAGFTGKNCEQDVNECNKNPCQNGGVCKNEHGGYSCTCKAGFTGKNCEQDVNECSKNPCKNGGVCKNEHGGYSCACKAGFTGKICEQDVNECSENPCKNGGVCKNEHGGYSCACKAGFTGKNCEQDVNECSENPCKNGGVCKNEHGGYSCACKAGFMGKNCEQDVNECSKNPCQNGGVCKNEHGGYSCACKAGFTGKNCEQDVNECSKNPCKNDGVCKNEHGGYSCACKAGFTGKNCEQDMNECSKNPCQNGGVCKNKHGGYSCACKAGFTGKNCEQDVNECSKYPCQNGGVCKNEHGGYSCACKAEFTGKNCEQDVNECSKNPCKNGGVCKNEHGGYSCTCKAGFTGKTCEQDVNECSKNPCKNGGVCKNEHGGYSCACKAEFTGKNCEQDVNECSKNPCKNGGVCKNEHGGYSCTCKAGFTGKICEQDVNECSKNPCKNGGVCKNEHGGHSCTCKAGFTGKNCEQDVNECSKNPCKNGGVCKNEHGGYSCTCKAGFTGKNCEQDVNECSTNPCQNGGVCKNEHGGYSCVCKAGFTGKNCEQDVDECAGVNPCHHGGVCSNSHGGYSCKCASGYTGKNCEQDKNECKVNPCLNNGKCINTPGSYKCNCIDEYTGKHCETEPQEPGAPKYKELGCYKDNGNDKNKPRRTIPEMIANFRPQIDWHDMSKTVNECAKHAKEKGYEIFGVQFYGECYSGPTAEIDYERDGKAERGKCWAGVGGPSTNMVYRIE; this is encoded by the exons ATGGCGACTCCTTTCCTATCGCTAGCAGTTGCACTGCT GGCCTTGGGTTACACGGTTGTTGCACATAGag AGTGTCAGCATTATAAAGTATTAAACACCGCCGACCGTGCGTCAACAAGGTCCCAAGGTAACGTCCTCAAATGTGATCAGAAAGAGATCCTAACCAAGGCCTGGTACCGATTTGAAGGCGCCGCCGGGTCTGCCATGCCTACATCGCCCGTCCCTATCAACAGGTGTGGTACCCACGCTCCGGGCTGGATGGAGGGATCACACCCAACAGTCGCAGAGGGTATTGTCACCCGTAAAGTCTGTTATCACTGGAGTGGTAAACCCTGCCATTGGAACAACGCTATTCGCGTCAGAAGCTGTGGGGGGTTTTACGTGTACGAGCTCAACAGACCGCCTGTTTGTCATCTTCGTTACTGTGGCAACGGAGTATCAG cccCGTCGAAACCACTAG AATGCCGAAGCTACAAAAAGCTCGACACAGCAGACCGTGCAGCTGGGAGACCGAGGGGTAACGTCCTCAAATGTGATCAGAAAGAGATCCTAACCAAGGCCTGGTACCGATTTGAAGGCGCCGCCGGGTCTGCCATGCCTACATCGCTCGTCCCTATCAACAGATGTGGTACCCACGCTCCGGGCTGGATGGAGGGATCACACCCAACAGTTGCAGAGGGTATTGTCACCCGTAAAGTCTGTTATCACTGGAGTGGTAAAACCTGCCATTGGAACAACGCTATTCGCGTCAGAAACTGTGGGGGTTTTTACGTGTACGAGCTCAACAGACCGCCTGTCTGTCATCTTCGTTACTGTGGCAACGCGGAATTTG ATGTGAATGAATGCAGCAAAAATCCGTGCAAAAATGGCGGAGTATGCAAAAACGAACATGGTGGATACTCTTGTGCTTGCAAAGCAGGATTCACGGGCAAAAACTGTGAACAAG ATGTGAATGAATGCAGCGTAAACCCGTGCAAAAATGGCGGAGTATGCAAAAACGAACATGGTGGATACTCTTGTGCTTGCAAAGCAGGATTCACGGGCAAAAACTGTGAACAAG cccCGTCGAAACCACTAG AATGCCGAAGCTACAAAAAGCTCGACACAGCAGACCGTGCCGCTGGGAGACCGAGGGGTAACGTCCTCAAATGTGATCAGAAAGAGATCCTAACCAAGGCCTGGTACCGATTTGAAGGCGCCGCCGGGTCTGCCATGCCTACATCGCTCGTCCCTATCAACAGATGTGGTACCCACGCTCCGGGCTGGATGGAGGGATCACACCCAACAGTTGCAGAGGGTATTGTCGTCCGTAAAGTCTGTTATCACTGGAGTGGTAAAACCTGCCATTGGAACAACGCTATTCGCGTCAGAAACTGTGGGGGTTTTTACGTGTACGAGCTCAACAGACCGCCTGTCTGTCATCTTCGTTACTGTGGCAACGCGGAATTTG ATGTGAATGAATGCAGCAAAAATCCGTGCAAAAATGGCGGAGTATGCAAAAACGAACATGGTGGATACTCTTGTGCTTGCAAAGTAGGATTCACGGGCAAAAACTGTGAACAAG ATGTGAATGAATGCAGCGTAAACCCGTGCAAAAATGGCGGAGTATGCAAAAACGAACATGGTGGATACTCTTGTGCTTGCAAAGCAGGATTCACGGGCAAAAACTGTGAACAAG ATGTGAATGAATGCAGCGTAAACCCGTGCAAAAATGGCGGAGTATGCAAAAACGAACATGGTGGATACTCTTGTGCTTGCAAAGCAGGATTCACGGGCAAAAACTGTGAACAAG cccCGTCGAAACCACGAG AATGCCGAAGCTACAAAAAGCTCGACACAGCAGACCGTGCCGCTGGGAGACCGAGGGGTAACGTCCTCAAATGTGATCAGAAAGAGATCCTAACCAAGGCCTGGTACCGATTTGAAGGCGCCGCCGGGTCTGCCATGCCTACATCGCTCGTCCCTATCAACAGATGTGGTACCCACGCTCCGGGCTGGATGGAGGGATCACACCCAACAGTTGCAGAGGGTATTGTCGTCCGTAAAGTCTGTTATCACTGGAGTGGTAAAACCTGCCATTGGAACAACGCTATTCGCGTCAGAAACTGTGGGGGGTTTTACGTGTACGAGCTCAACAGACCGCCTGTCTGTCATCTTCGTTACTGTGGCAACGCGGAATTTG ATGTGAATGAATGCAGCATAAACCCGTGCAAAAATGGCGGTGTATGCAAAAACGAACATGGTGGATACTCTTGTGCTTGCAAAGCAGGATTCACGGGCAAAAACTGTGAACAAG ATGTGAATGAATGCAGCGTAAACCCGTGCAAAAATGGCGGAGTATGCAAAAACGAACATGGTGGATACTCTTGTGCTTGCAAAGCAGGATTCACGGGCAAAAACTGTGAACAAG cccCGTCGAAACCACGAG AATGCCGAAGCTACAAAAAGCTCGACACAGCAGACCGTGCCGCTGGGAGACCGAGGGGTAACGTCCTCAAATGTGATCAGAAAGAGATCCTAACCAAGGCCTGGTACCGATTTGAAGGCGCCGCCGGGTCTGCCATGCCTACATCGCTCGTCCCTATCAACAGATGTGGTACCCACGCTCCGGGCTGGATGGAGGGATCACACCCAACAGTTGCAGAGGGTATTGTCGTCCGTAAAGTCTGTTATCACTGGAGTGGTAAAACCTGCCATTGGAACAACGCTATTCGCGTCAGAAACTGTGGGGGGTTTTACGTGTACGAGCTCAACAGACCGCCTGTCTGTCATCTTCGTTACTGTGGCAACGCGGAATTTG ATGTGAATGAATGCAGCATAAACCCGTGCAAAAATGGCGGTGTATGCAAAAACGAACATGGTGGATACTCTTGTGCTTGCAAAGCAGGATTCACGGGCAAAAACTGTGAACAAG ATGTGAATGAATGCAGCGTAAACCCGTGCAAAAATGGCGGAGTATGCAAAAACGAACATGGTGGATACTCTTGTGCTTGCAAAGCAGGATTCACGGGCAAAAACTGTGAACAAG cccCGTCGAAACCACTAG AATGCCGAAGCTACAAAAAGCTCGACACAGCAGACCGTGCAGCTGGGAGACCGAGGGGTAACGTCCTCAAATGTGATCAGAAAGAGATCCTAACCAAGGCCTGGTACCGATTTGAAGGCGCCGCCGGGTCTGCCATGCCTACATCGCTCGTCCCTATCAACAGATGTGGTACCCACGCCCCGGGCTGGATGGAGGGATCACACCCAACAGTTGCAGAGGGTATTGTCACCCGTAAAGTCTGTTATCACTGGAGTGGTAAAACCTGCCATTGGAACAACGCTATTCGCGTCAGAAACTGTGGGGGGTTTTACGTGTACGAGCTCAACAGACCGCCTGTCTGTCATCTTCGTTACTGTGGCAACGCGGAATTTG aaacatgCAGTTCTAAACCGTGTAAGAATGGAGGAACTTGTCGTGAGGTCAATGGAGCATATAGTTGCACGTGCAAGAGTGGATTTACTGGGAAAAACTGCGAACAAG ATGTGAATGAATGCAGCAAAAACCCGTGCAAAAATGGCGGAGTGTGCAAAAACGAACATGGTGGATACTCTTGTGCTTGCAAAGTAGGATTTACGGGCAAAATCTGTGAACAAG ATGTGAACGAATGCAGCGAAAACCCGTGCAAAAATGGCGGAGTGTGCAAAAACGAACATGGTGGATACTCTTGTGCTTGCAAAGCAGGATTCACGGGCAAAAACTGTGAACAAG ATGTAAATGAATGCAGCGAAAACCCGTGCAAAAATGGCGGAGTATGCAAAAACGAACATGGCGGATACTCTTGCGCTTGCAAAGCAGGATTTACGGGCAAAAACTGCGAACAAG ATGTGAATGAATGCAACAAAAATCCGTGCCAAAATGGCGGAGTATGCAAAAACGAACATGGGGGATACTCTTGCACTTGCAAAGCAGGATTCACGGGCAAAAACTGCGAACAAG ATGTGAATGAATGTAGCAAAAACCCGTGCAAAAATGGCGGAGTATGCAAAAACGAACATGGTGGATACTCTTGTGCTTGCAAAGCAGGATTCACGGGCAAAATCTGCGAACAAG ATGTGAACGAATGCAGCGAAAACCCGTGCAAAAATGGCGGAGTGTGCAAAAACGAACATGGTGGATACTCTTGTGCTTGCAAAGCAGGATTCACGGGCAAAAACTGTGAACAAG ATGTGAATGAATGCAGCGAAAACCCGTGCAAAAATGGCGGAGTATGCAAAAACGAACATGGCGGATACTCTTGCGCTTGCAAAGCAGGATTTATGGGCAAAAACTGCGAACAAG ATGTGAATGAATGCAGCAAAAATCCGTGCCAAAATGGCGGAGTATGCAAAAACGAACATGGCGGATACTCTTGCGCTTGCAAAGCAGGATTCACGGGCAAAAACTGTGAACAAG ATGTGAATGAATGTAGCAAAAACCCGTGCAAAAATGACGGAGTATGCAAAAACGAACATGGCGGATACTCTTGCGCTTGCAAAGCAGGATTCACGGGCAAAAACTGCGAACAAG ATATGAATGAATGCAGCAAAAATCCGTGCCAAAATGGCGGAGTATGCAAAAACAAACATGGTGGATACTCTTGCGCTTGCAAAGCAGGATTCACGGGCAAAAACTGCGAACAAG ATGTAAATGAATGCAGCAAATATCCGTGCCAAAATGGCGGGGTATGCAAAAACGAACATGGCGGATACTCTTGCGCTTGCAAAGCAGAATTCACTGGCAAAAACTGCGAACAAG ATGTGAATGAATGCAGCAAAAACCCGTGCAAAAATGGCGGAGTATGCAAAAACGAACATGGGGGATACTCTTGCACTTGCAAAGCAGGATTCACGGGCAAAACCTGCGAACAAG ATGTGAATGAATGCAGCAAAAACCCGTGCAAAAATGGCGGAGTATGCAAAAACGAACATGGCGGATACTCTTGCGCTTGCAAAGCAGAATTCACGGGCAAAAACTGCGAACAAG ATGTGAATGAATGCAGCAAAAACCCGTGCAAAAATGGCGGAGTATGCAAAAACGAACATGGCGGATACTCTTGCACTTGCAAAGCAGGATTTACGGGCAAAATCTGTGAACAAG ATGTGAATGAATGCAGCAAAAACCCGTGCAAAAATGGCGGAGTATGCAAAAACGAACATGGTGGACACTCTTGCACCTGCAAAGCAGGATTTACGGGCAAAAACTGTGAACAAG ATGTAAATGAATGCAGCAAAAACCCGTGCAAAAATGGCGGAGTATGCAAAAACGAACATGGCGGATACTCTTGCACTTGCAAGGCGGGATTTACGGGCAAGAACTGCGAACAAG ATGTGAATGAATGCAGCACAAATCCGTGCCAAAATGGCGGAGTATGCAAAAACGAACATGGCGGATACTCTTGCGTTTGTAAGGCAGGTTTTACGGGAAAAAACTGCGAACAGG ATGTTGACGAATGTGCCGGCGTCAACCCGTGTCATCATGGCGGAGTCTGCTCTAACAGCCATGGAGGATACAGTTGTAAATGCGCGTCCGGGTACACCGGAAAGAACTGCGAACAAG ATAAAAATGAGTGTAAGGTGAATCCATGCTTGAATAATGGCAAGTGTATCAACACTCCGGGAAGCTACAAGTGCAACTGCATCGATGAGTACACCGGGAAACATTGTGAAACGG aACCTCAAGAACCGGGAGCAC CCAAGTACAAGGAGCTTGGATGCTACAAGGACAACGGCAACGACAAAAACAAGCCGAGACGAACTATCCCTGAAATGATTGCAAATTTTAGACCACAAATCGACTGGCATGACATGAGCAAGACTGTTAACGAATGTGCTAAACACGCCAAAGAAAAAGG GTACGAGATTTTCGGAGTTCAATTCTACGGTGAATGCTACAGTGGTCCTACTGCTGAGATAGACTATGAACGAGATGGCAAGGCGGAAAGGGGAAAGTGCTGGGCCGGTGTAGGGGGTCCTAGCACTAACATGGTATACAGGATTGAATAA